One stretch of Pseudomonas azotoformans DNA includes these proteins:
- a CDS encoding DUF1289 domain-containing protein, with protein MTQPATVRPPKPLFSNVSPAVPSPCISLCRLDEQKVCLGCFRHVEDIREWRSADDARRRIICAEAEQRRAHA; from the coding sequence GTGACCCAGCCTGCAACCGTACGTCCGCCCAAGCCACTGTTCAGTAATGTCAGCCCGGCGGTGCCGTCACCTTGTATCAGTTTGTGTCGCCTGGACGAGCAGAAAGTCTGCCTCGGCTGCTTCCGCCATGTGGAAGACATCCGTGAATGGCGCTCTGCCGATGATGCACGGCGCCGGATCATCTGCGCCGAGGCCGAGCAGCGCCGGGCCCACGCCTGA
- a CDS encoding YifB family Mg chelatase-like AAA ATPase, with protein sequence MSLAIVHSRAQIGVEAPAVTVEVHMANGLPSLTLVGLPETAVKESKDRVRSAILNSALQYPARRITLNLAPADLPKDGGRFDLAIALGILAASMQVPSLMLDEVECLGELALSGEVRAVKGVLPAALAARKAGRTVIVPRANAEEACLASGLKVIAVDHLLQVVAHLNGHQPIEPYKSDGLLYLNKPYPDLSEVQGQLAAKRALLIAAAGAHNLLFSGPPGTGKTLLASRLPGLLPPLSEQEALEVAAIQSVVSLAPLSHWPHRPFRQPHHSASAPALVGGGSKPQPGEITLAHHGVLFLDELPEFDRKVLEVLREPLESGHIVISRARDRVSFPARFQLVAAMNPCPCGYMGEPSGRCRCTPEQVQRYRNKLSGPLLDRIDLHLTVARETTALNPTQQAGDNTAEASARVAQARDRQQQRQGCANAFLDLPGLRKHCKLAKTDEGWLETACERLTLSLRAAHRLLKVARTLADLEHADSITRPHLAEALQYRPATVS encoded by the coding sequence ATGTCCCTCGCCATCGTCCACAGCCGCGCCCAGATCGGCGTCGAAGCCCCTGCCGTCACCGTCGAAGTGCACATGGCCAATGGTTTGCCGTCCCTGACGCTGGTGGGCTTGCCGGAAACAGCCGTCAAGGAAAGCAAGGACCGGGTGCGCAGCGCCATTCTCAACTCCGCCCTGCAATACCCCGCCCGCCGCATCACCCTCAACCTGGCCCCCGCCGACCTGCCCAAGGACGGCGGGCGGTTTGACCTGGCGATAGCGTTGGGCATCCTGGCGGCCAGCATGCAGGTGCCGTCGCTGATGCTCGATGAGGTGGAATGCCTCGGAGAGTTGGCGCTGTCTGGCGAAGTGCGAGCGGTGAAAGGCGTATTGCCGGCCGCATTGGCGGCACGCAAGGCCGGGCGCACCGTGATAGTGCCTCGGGCGAATGCCGAGGAAGCGTGCCTGGCCTCGGGGTTGAAGGTGATCGCGGTGGATCATTTGCTGCAGGTGGTGGCGCACCTGAATGGGCATCAGCCTATAGAGCCCTACAAATCCGACGGCTTGCTGTACCTGAACAAGCCATACCCGGACCTGAGTGAAGTACAGGGCCAGCTCGCCGCCAAGCGCGCCCTGCTGATCGCGGCGGCGGGCGCGCATAACCTGCTGTTCAGCGGCCCACCCGGCACCGGCAAGACCTTGCTCGCCAGTCGCCTGCCGGGGTTGTTGCCACCCTTGAGCGAGCAGGAAGCCCTGGAAGTGGCGGCGATCCAGTCGGTCGTCAGCCTGGCGCCGCTGAGTCACTGGCCACACCGACCGTTTCGCCAGCCGCACCACTCTGCCTCAGCTCCGGCATTGGTGGGCGGCGGGTCGAAACCGCAGCCGGGGGAAATTACCCTGGCCCATCACGGCGTGCTGTTCCTCGATGAGTTGCCTGAGTTCGACCGCAAGGTGCTGGAGGTGCTGCGCGAGCCTCTGGAATCGGGCCACATCGTCATCTCCCGCGCCCGCGATCGCGTCAGCTTCCCGGCCCGCTTCCAACTGGTAGCCGCCATGAACCCCTGCCCTTGCGGGTACATGGGCGAACCCAGCGGGCGTTGTCGCTGCACTCCGGAGCAGGTTCAGCGCTATCGCAACAAGCTCTCCGGCCCCTTGTTGGACCGTATTGACTTGCACCTCACTGTGGCGCGAGAAACCACCGCATTGAATCCAACCCAGCAGGCAGGCGATAACACTGCCGAAGCCTCGGCACGGGTCGCCCAGGCCCGCGACCGCCAACAACAACGCCAGGGCTGTGCGAATGCGTTCCTTGATCTACCGGGGCTGCGCAAGCACTGCAAGCTGGCGAAGACCGATGAAGGCTGGCTGGAAACCGCCTGTGAACGGCTGACGCTATCCCTGCGCGCGGCCCATCGCCTGCTCAAAGTGGCGCGCACCCTGGCCGACCTTGAACACGCCGATAGCATCACCCGGCCGCACTTGGCGGAGGCGCTGCAGTATCGGCCCGCGACCGTCAGTTAG
- a CDS encoding HAD family hydrolase encodes MSIKLITFDLDDTLWDNVPVIISAEASMREWLALNAAKVGDLPLEHFASLRQQVLERHPELKHRISILRHRVLMHAFEEAGYPQPEATEMADVCFEAFIHARHQLTPFPEAEPMLKALRQHFLLGVITNGNADVQRVGLADYFHFALRAEDIGIAKPDARLFQEALQRGGVDAGAAVHVGDHPGDDIAGAQQAGLRAVWFNPTGKVWEGDKRPDAQIRSLTELPKLLRSWK; translated from the coding sequence ATGAGTATCAAGCTGATCACCTTCGACCTGGACGACACGCTCTGGGACAACGTACCCGTCATCATCAGTGCCGAAGCATCGATGCGCGAATGGCTGGCGCTCAACGCCGCCAAAGTCGGCGATTTGCCGCTGGAGCACTTCGCCAGTCTTCGCCAGCAGGTGCTGGAGCGCCATCCTGAGCTGAAACACCGCATCAGCATCCTGCGCCACCGGGTGTTGATGCATGCGTTTGAAGAGGCTGGTTATCCACAGCCTGAGGCCACGGAAATGGCGGATGTGTGCTTCGAAGCGTTCATCCACGCGCGCCACCAGCTCACCCCGTTTCCCGAAGCCGAGCCCATGCTCAAGGCACTGCGTCAGCACTTCCTGCTGGGTGTGATCACCAACGGTAATGCGGATGTGCAGCGCGTTGGCCTCGCGGACTACTTCCATTTTGCGCTGCGCGCCGAAGATATCGGCATCGCCAAGCCGGATGCGCGGTTGTTTCAGGAGGCGTTGCAGCGTGGTGGCGTAGACGCTGGTGCGGCGGTGCATGTTGGCGATCACCCGGGGGATGATATTGCCGGGGCGCAGCAGGCGGGGTTACGGGCGGTGTGGTTTAACCCGACGGGTAAGGTATGGGAGGGAGACAAGCGACCGGATGCGCAGATTCGTAGCCTGACAGAGTTGCCGAAACTGCTGCGCAGCTGGAAGTAA
- the glnK gene encoding P-II family nitrogen regulator, producing MKLVTAIIKPFKLDDVRESLSEIGVQGITVTEVKGFGRQKGHTELYRGAEYVVDFLPKVKIDVAIDDKDLDRVIEAITKAANTGKIGDGKIFVVNLEQAIRIRTGETDTDAI from the coding sequence ATGAAGCTAGTCACTGCCATCATCAAGCCGTTCAAATTGGACGATGTACGCGAGTCGTTGTCCGAGATCGGCGTGCAGGGCATTACCGTTACTGAGGTCAAAGGCTTCGGTCGGCAGAAGGGTCACACCGAGCTGTATCGCGGCGCGGAATACGTAGTCGATTTCCTGCCGAAGGTGAAGATTGATGTCGCCATTGACGACAAGGATCTTGACCGGGTTATCGAGGCGATAACCAAGGCCGCCAACACCGGCAAGATCGGTGACGGCAAGATCTTCGTGGTCAATCTGGAACAGGCTATTCGCATCCGTACCGGCGAAACCGATACCGACGCAATCTAA
- a CDS encoding accessory factor UbiK family protein, whose translation MLAPKDLLDALSGHASRLFSGDTPLPRNEIESQFKALLQSGFSKLDLVSREEFDSQMVVLARTRARLESLEAKVAELEARLTPPTK comes from the coding sequence ATGCTCGCGCCCAAAGACCTCCTCGACGCCCTGAGCGGCCACGCCTCTCGCCTGTTCAGCGGCGATACCCCGCTGCCCCGCAATGAAATCGAAAGCCAGTTCAAGGCGCTGCTACAAAGCGGCTTCAGCAAACTCGACCTGGTAAGCCGCGAAGAGTTTGATAGCCAGATGGTCGTGTTGGCCCGCACGCGTGCGCGGTTGGAGAGCCTGGAGGCCAAAGTAGCGGAGCTGGAAGCGCGGTTGACGCCACCAACCAAATAA
- the cyaY gene encoding iron donor protein CyaY — protein sequence MSLTEARFHDLVDSTQQALEDIFDDSGLDVDLENSAGVLTVKFESGQQLIFSRQEPLRQLWLAARSGGVHFDYDEESGKWQCDKSEELLGEMLARLVEEYTGEALDVDEI from the coding sequence ATGAGTTTGACCGAAGCCCGTTTTCACGACCTGGTGGATTCGACCCAGCAGGCGCTGGAAGATATTTTCGATGACAGCGGCCTGGACGTGGACCTGGAAAACTCGGCTGGCGTGCTGACCGTCAAGTTCGAGAGCGGTCAGCAACTGATCTTCAGCCGCCAGGAGCCTTTGCGTCAGCTGTGGCTGGCAGCACGTTCCGGTGGCGTCCACTTCGACTATGACGAAGAAAGCGGCAAATGGCAGTGCGACAAAAGTGAGGAACTGTTGGGCGAAATGCTTGCGCGCCTGGTCGAGGAATATACCGGCGAAGCGCTGGACGTCGACGAGATTTGA
- the lysA gene encoding diaminopimelate decarboxylase — MDAFNYRDGELFAEGVALSAIAQRFGTPTYVYSRAHIEAQYRSFTDALDGVPHLVCYAVKANSNLGVLNVLARLGAGFDIVSRGELERVLAAGGKADKIVFSGVGKTREDMRRALEVGVHCFNIESTDELERLQVVAAEMGVRAPISLRVNPDVDAGTHPYISTGLKENKFGIAIADAEDVYIRAAQLPNLEVLGVDCHIGSQLTSLPPFLDALDRLLALIDRLGECGIYLHHIDLGGGVGVRYRDEEPPLIADYIQAVRERIEGRDLTLMFEPGRYIVANAGVLLTQVEYLKHTEHKDFAIVDAAMNDLIRPALYQAWMNVTAVTPRASEARAYDIVGPICETGDFLAKDRQLALEEGDLLAVHSAGAYGFVMSSNYNTRGRTAEVLVDGDQAFEVRRRETVAELYAGESLLPE; from the coding sequence ATGGACGCTTTTAACTACCGGGACGGCGAGCTGTTCGCGGAAGGCGTGGCGTTGTCCGCGATTGCCCAGCGCTTTGGCACCCCGACCTATGTGTACTCCCGTGCGCATATCGAAGCCCAGTACCGCTCGTTCACCGATGCGCTCGACGGCGTGCCGCACCTGGTGTGCTACGCGGTCAAGGCCAACTCCAACCTGGGTGTACTGAATGTCCTGGCGCGTCTGGGCGCTGGTTTCGACATCGTCTCCCGTGGTGAGTTGGAACGTGTATTGGCGGCTGGCGGCAAGGCGGACAAGATCGTGTTCTCCGGCGTCGGCAAGACCCGCGAAGACATGCGTCGCGCCCTGGAAGTCGGCGTGCATTGCTTCAACATCGAATCCACCGACGAACTCGAGCGCCTGCAGGTCGTGGCCGCCGAGATGGGCGTTCGCGCGCCGATCTCCCTGCGCGTCAACCCGGACGTCGACGCCGGCACCCACCCGTACATTTCCACCGGTCTCAAAGAGAACAAGTTCGGCATCGCCATCGCCGACGCCGAAGACGTGTACATCCGCGCCGCCCAACTGCCGAACCTGGAAGTGCTGGGCGTCGACTGCCATATCGGCTCGCAACTGACCAGCCTGCCACCGTTCCTGGATGCCCTCGACCGCCTGCTGGCGCTGATCGACCGTCTCGGCGAATGCGGCATCTACCTGCACCACATCGACCTCGGTGGTGGTGTAGGCGTGCGTTATCGCGACGAAGAGCCGCCGCTGATTGCCGACTATATCCAGGCCGTGCGCGAGCGCATCGAAGGCCGCGACCTGACGCTGATGTTCGAACCGGGCCGCTATATCGTCGCCAACGCGGGCGTGCTGCTGACCCAGGTCGAGTACCTCAAGCACACCGAGCACAAAGACTTCGCCATCGTCGACGCGGCGATGAACGACCTGATCCGCCCGGCGCTGTACCAGGCCTGGATGAATGTCACCGCCGTGACGCCTCGCGCCAGCGAAGCCCGCGCCTACGACATCGTCGGCCCGATCTGCGAGACCGGCGACTTCCTGGCCAAGGATCGTCAGCTGGCCCTGGAAGAAGGCGATCTGCTGGCCGTGCATTCGGCCGGTGCCTATGGGTTTGTCATGAGTTCCAACTACAACACCCGCGGGCGTACCGCCGAGGTGCTGGTGGACGGTGATCAAGCGTTTGAAGTGCGTCGCCGCGAGACGGTAGCCGAGTTGTATGCTGGCGAAAGCCTGCTGCCGGAGTAA
- the sutA gene encoding transcriptional regulator SutA: protein MSDDDLENDELEVGDEDDTEEGLEAAAEDVADDDGGDDAPVPAAKGKAKAAVSVDELPSVEAKNKERDALARAMEEFLAKGGKVQEVEANVVADPPKKPDNKYGSRPI, encoded by the coding sequence ATGAGCGACGATGATCTGGAAAACGACGAACTCGAAGTAGGTGACGAAGACGACACCGAAGAAGGCCTCGAAGCGGCGGCGGAAGACGTTGCCGACGACGACGGTGGCGATGATGCACCTGTCCCGGCCGCCAAAGGCAAAGCCAAGGCAGCTGTGTCGGTAGACGAATTGCCAAGCGTTGAAGCCAAGAACAAAGAGCGTGATGCCCTGGCCCGTGCGATGGAAGAATTCCTCGCTAAAGGCGGCAAAGTGCAGGAAGTCGAGGCCAACGTGGTGGCAGACCCACCGAAGAAGCCGGATAACAAGTACGGCAGCCGACCTATTTGA
- a CDS encoding secondary thiamine-phosphate synthase enzyme YjbQ: MWQQTLITLRAKPRGFHLVTDELLAGLPELKACRVGLLHLWLQHTSASLTVNENADPAVRRDFERYFNSLVPQGLAGFEHNDEGPDDLPAHFKASLLGCQLSLPVKAGRLAMGTWQGVYLGEHRDHGGARKVLATLHGDGA; the protein is encoded by the coding sequence ATGTGGCAACAGACCCTGATTACCCTGCGGGCCAAGCCCCGGGGCTTTCACCTGGTAACCGATGAGTTGCTGGCCGGCTTGCCTGAATTGAAGGCCTGCCGTGTGGGCTTGTTGCACCTGTGGCTGCAGCACACCTCGGCCTCGTTGACCGTCAACGAGAATGCCGACCCGGCGGTACGCCGTGACTTCGAACGTTATTTCAATTCGCTGGTGCCGCAAGGCCTCGCAGGGTTCGAACACAACGACGAAGGTCCGGACGACCTGCCGGCGCACTTCAAGGCCAGTCTCCTGGGCTGCCAGCTAAGTTTGCCGGTGAAGGCCGGCCGCTTGGCGATGGGGACCTGGCAAGGTGTTTATCTGGGCGAGCACCGTGATCATGGCGGTGCTCGTAAAGTCCTCGCCACCTTGCACGGTGATGGGGCATAA
- the dapF gene encoding diaminopimelate epimerase — MLLRFTKMHGLGNDFMVLDLVSQHAHILPKHAKQWGDRHTGIGFDQLLIVEAPTNPEVDFRYRIFNSDGSEVEQCGNGARCFARFVLDKRLTAKRQIRVETKSGVIELDIRSDGQISVNMGAPRLVPADIPFQATEQAVSYALDVDGKTVDIAAVSMGNPHAVLRVNDINNAPVHELGPKIEHHPRFPARVNVGFLQVIDRSRAQLRVWERGAGETQACGTGACAAAVAAISQGWMDSPLLIDLPGGRLSIEWAGPGHPVMMTGPASRVYEGQVRL; from the coding sequence ATGCTGCTGCGTTTTACCAAGATGCACGGGCTGGGCAATGATTTCATGGTCCTCGACCTGGTCAGCCAGCACGCGCATATCCTGCCCAAGCACGCTAAACAGTGGGGCGACCGTCACACCGGCATTGGTTTCGACCAGTTGCTGATTGTCGAGGCGCCAACCAACCCGGAGGTGGATTTCCGTTATCGGATCTTCAACTCCGACGGTTCCGAAGTGGAACAGTGCGGCAACGGTGCGCGCTGCTTCGCGCGCTTTGTGCTGGACAAGCGCCTGACCGCCAAGCGACAGATCCGCGTCGAGACCAAGAGCGGCGTGATCGAGCTGGATATCCGCAGTGATGGCCAGATCAGCGTCAACATGGGCGCGCCACGCCTGGTGCCGGCGGATATTCCGTTCCAGGCCACCGAGCAAGCTGTCAGCTACGCCCTGGACGTTGATGGCAAGACCGTCGACATCGCTGCCGTGTCCATGGGCAACCCCCACGCGGTGCTGCGGGTCAACGACATCAACAACGCGCCCGTGCATGAATTGGGGCCGAAGATCGAACACCACCCGCGCTTTCCGGCGCGGGTCAACGTGGGCTTCCTGCAGGTGATCGACCGTTCCCGCGCGCAATTGCGTGTGTGGGAACGCGGCGCCGGCGAAACCCAGGCCTGCGGTACCGGTGCATGCGCCGCTGCCGTGGCCGCGATCAGCCAGGGGTGGATGGATTCGCCGCTGCTGATCGACCTGCCCGGTGGACGCTTGTCCATCGAGTGGGCAGGCCCTGGCCACCCGGTGATGATGACCGGGCCGGCCTCGCGCGTATACGAAGGACAGGTCCGTCTATGA
- the lptM gene encoding LPS translocon maturation chaperone LptM, translating into MKRLISSLAALVAVACLVSACGQKGPLYLPDDSKDPNEQAQSSQKPSKAHKHDTYE; encoded by the coding sequence ATGAAGCGCCTGATCTCTTCCCTTGCTGCGCTCGTCGCGGTCGCTTGCCTCGTTAGTGCCTGTGGTCAAAAAGGCCCGCTGTACCTGCCCGATGACAGCAAAGACCCGAATGAACAGGCGCAATCGTCGCAAAAACCATCCAAAGCGCATAAGCACGACACCTACGAATAA
- a CDS encoding ammonium transporter, whose translation MTLRKFAGLGALLSIVMPSLAMAADEVAAPVLNSGDTAWMLTSTALVLFMTIPGLALFYGGMVRSKNILSVMMQCFAITGLITILWFVYGYSMAFDTTGMEAGVVNFNSFVGGLSKLFLSGVTPASITGPAALFPEAVFVTFQMTFAIITPALIVGAFAERMKFSAMLIFMGVWFTLVYAPIAHMVWGGPGSLLGDWGVLDFAGGTVVHINAGVAGLVACIVLGKRKGFPTTPMAPHNLGYTLIGAAMLWIGWFGFNAGSAAAANGTAGMAMLVTQIATAAAALGWMFAEWITHGKPSALGIASGVVAGLVAITPAAGTVGPMGALVIGLVAGVICFFCATSLKRKLGYDDSLDAFGVHGIGGIVGAILTGVFAAPALGGFGTVTDVAAQVWIQAKGVGFTVIYTAIVTFIILKVLDMVMGLRVTEEEEAVGLDLAQHNERGYNL comes from the coding sequence ATGACTCTGCGTAAATTCGCAGGGCTCGGAGCCCTGTTGTCCATCGTAATGCCAAGCCTGGCCATGGCGGCAGACGAAGTGGCGGCTCCAGTCCTCAATTCCGGCGACACGGCGTGGATGCTCACATCCACCGCGCTGGTGCTGTTCATGACCATTCCAGGCCTGGCGCTGTTCTACGGCGGCATGGTGCGCTCCAAAAACATTCTTTCCGTGATGATGCAGTGCTTCGCCATCACTGGCCTGATCACCATCTTGTGGTTCGTCTACGGCTACAGCATGGCGTTCGATACCACTGGTATGGAAGCAGGCGTTGTCAACTTCAACTCGTTCGTGGGCGGCTTGTCCAAGCTGTTCCTCTCGGGTGTGACTCCGGCGAGCATCACCGGCCCTGCGGCGTTGTTCCCTGAGGCGGTGTTCGTCACCTTTCAGATGACCTTTGCCATCATCACTCCGGCGCTGATCGTCGGTGCTTTCGCCGAGCGCATGAAGTTCTCCGCGATGCTGATTTTCATGGGTGTCTGGTTCACCCTGGTGTACGCACCGATTGCCCACATGGTGTGGGGCGGTCCGGGCTCTTTGCTGGGCGACTGGGGTGTACTGGACTTCGCTGGCGGCACCGTGGTGCACATCAACGCCGGTGTGGCTGGCCTGGTGGCGTGCATCGTGCTCGGCAAGCGTAAAGGCTTCCCGACCACCCCGATGGCACCGCACAATCTCGGTTACACCCTGATCGGCGCGGCCATGTTGTGGATCGGCTGGTTCGGCTTTAACGCCGGCTCGGCCGCTGCGGCCAACGGCACTGCCGGCATGGCGATGCTGGTCACCCAGATCGCTACCGCTGCTGCGGCACTGGGCTGGATGTTCGCCGAGTGGATCACCCACGGTAAGCCAAGCGCACTGGGCATCGCCTCGGGTGTGGTAGCTGGCCTGGTGGCAATCACTCCGGCTGCTGGCACCGTGGGTCCAATGGGCGCCCTGGTGATCGGCCTGGTCGCCGGCGTGATCTGCTTCTTCTGCGCCACCAGCCTCAAGCGCAAGCTGGGCTACGACGACTCCCTGGACGCATTCGGCGTGCACGGTATCGGCGGTATCGTCGGTGCGATCCTCACCGGTGTGTTCGCAGCCCCTGCACTGGGCGGCTTCGGCACGGTGACTGACGTGGCTGCACAGGTCTGGATCCAGGCCAAAGGCGTCGGCTTCACGGTGATCTACACCGCTATCGTGACCTTCATCATCCTCAAGGTGCTGGATATGGTCATGGGCCTGCGGGTGACCGAAGAGGAAGAGGCGGTCGGCCTCGACCTGGCGCAACACAACGAACGCGGCTACAACTTGTAA
- the xerC gene encoding tyrosine recombinase XerC yields MERQLDAYCAHLRNERQVSPHTLEAYRRDLNKVLAYCEKQRIDSWKALDIQGLRSLIARLHQAGQSSRSLSRLLSAVRGLYHYLNREGLCDHDPANGLSPPKGERRLPKTLDTDRALQLLDGAVEDDFLAHRDQAILELFYSSGLRLSELTGLNLDQLDLADGLVQVLGKGSKTRVLPVGRKAREALQLWLPLRLLTNPADDAVFVSQQGRRLGPRAIQVRVKAAGERELGQNLHPHMLRHSFASHLLESSQDLRAVQELLGHSDIKTTQIYTHLDFQHLATVYDSAHPRAKRIKDGDS; encoded by the coding sequence ATGGAACGGCAACTGGACGCTTACTGCGCTCACCTGCGCAACGAGCGCCAGGTGTCGCCCCATACCCTGGAAGCCTATCGACGGGACTTGAACAAGGTTCTGGCGTACTGCGAGAAACAACGGATCGACAGCTGGAAGGCCCTGGATATCCAGGGCCTGCGCAGCCTGATCGCGCGCCTGCACCAGGCCGGCCAATCCTCGCGCAGCCTGTCGCGCCTGCTCTCGGCGGTGCGTGGGCTGTATCACTACCTGAACCGTGAAGGCCTGTGCGACCACGACCCGGCCAACGGCCTGTCGCCACCCAAGGGCGAGCGGCGCCTGCCCAAGACCCTGGACACTGACCGTGCCCTGCAACTGCTCGATGGTGCGGTCGAGGATGACTTCCTGGCCCACCGCGACCAGGCGATTTTGGAACTGTTCTATTCCTCGGGCCTGCGCCTTTCTGAGCTGACCGGCCTGAACCTGGATCAACTGGACCTGGCAGACGGCCTGGTGCAAGTGCTCGGCAAGGGCAGCAAGACCCGTGTCCTGCCGGTAGGCCGCAAGGCACGGGAGGCGTTGCAGCTGTGGTTGCCGCTGCGCCTGTTGACCAACCCGGCGGACGATGCGGTGTTCGTCAGCCAGCAAGGCCGGCGTCTTGGACCAAGGGCGATTCAGGTGCGGGTGAAGGCCGCCGGGGAGAGAGAGCTGGGGCAGAACCTGCACCCACATATGCTGCGACACTCTTTCGCCAGCCATCTGCTGGAATCGTCCCAGGACCTGCGCGCCGTGCAAGAGCTACTGGGCCACTCCGATATCAAGACCACACAGATCTATACCCATCTGGATTTCCAACACCTGGCAACGGTGTACGACAGCGCCCACCCAAGGGCCAAACGCATCAAGGACGGCGACTCATGA
- a CDS encoding TetR/AcrR family transcriptional regulator, with translation MSRIDRKDQIIAAALELFRSKGFADVSTRDLAEHAGLSRSHVYHYFSDWKELRREAFVRFANEQLDEVRAPLAEAAPLDAFVGFLRDCLPSTADAGWALWLDAWDEAMQDPEMAQAYLAINAQWQGMLAEVIERGVAANVLHCDSPQRAARQIFAVAMGYADDLMLKPSTESAEAALDEVMEVARLLLDFPEAPN, from the coding sequence ATGTCGCGTATCGACCGTAAAGACCAGATCATCGCCGCCGCCCTGGAACTGTTTCGCAGCAAGGGTTTTGCCGATGTGTCCACCCGCGACCTGGCCGAACATGCCGGACTGTCCCGCAGCCATGTCTATCACTACTTCAGCGACTGGAAGGAACTGCGCCGCGAAGCCTTCGTGCGGTTTGCCAACGAACAGTTGGACGAAGTACGCGCGCCCCTGGCAGAAGCAGCGCCCCTGGACGCCTTTGTGGGTTTTTTGCGTGACTGCCTGCCAAGCACCGCTGATGCAGGGTGGGCACTGTGGCTGGATGCCTGGGACGAAGCGATGCAGGACCCGGAAATGGCCCAGGCTTACCTGGCGATCAACGCCCAATGGCAAGGCATGCTCGCCGAGGTGATCGAGCGGGGGGTGGCTGCCAACGTCCTGCATTGTGACTCGCCACAACGCGCTGCCCGCCAGATCTTTGCCGTGGCGATGGGCTATGCCGACGACCTGATGCTCAAACCCTCAACGGAGTCGGCCGAAGCGGCGCTGGATGAGGTGATGGAAGTGGCGCGGCTGCTGTTGGACTTCCCTGAGGCACCTAACTGA
- a CDS encoding DUF484 family protein produces MTDKPQVPAPATPSDSLEAATVAAYLEANPDFFVEHEELLPALRIPHQRGDTVSLVERQMKILRERNIEMRHKLSHLMDVARDNDRLFEKTRRLILTLMDATSLEETVIAVEDSLRQDFQVPFVSLILFSDNPMPVGRWVSGSDAQTAIGGLLSEGKTISGTLREHELDFLFGAEQRKQIGSTAVVALSHQGLHGVLAIASRDPQHYKSSVGTLFLTYIAEVLGRVLPRFTTALRAVR; encoded by the coding sequence ATGACCGATAAGCCTCAAGTACCCGCACCCGCTACCCCGAGCGACAGCCTGGAGGCCGCCACTGTTGCGGCGTATCTTGAGGCTAACCCGGACTTCTTCGTCGAGCACGAAGAGTTACTGCCGGCACTGCGCATCCCCCATCAGCGCGGGGATACCGTGTCGCTGGTGGAGCGGCAGATGAAGATCCTGCGCGAGCGCAATATCGAAATGCGCCACAAGCTCTCGCACCTGATGGACGTCGCCCGCGACAACGATCGCCTGTTCGAGAAAACCCGCCGCCTGATCCTGACCCTGATGGACGCCACCAGCCTGGAAGAAACGGTGATCGCGGTGGAAGACAGCCTGCGCCAGGACTTCCAGGTGCCATTCGTGAGCCTGATCCTGTTCAGCGACAACCCGATGCCGGTGGGTCGATGGGTCAGCGGCAGCGACGCACAAACCGCAATCGGCGGCCTGCTGTCCGAGGGCAAGACCATCAGCGGCACGTTGCGCGAGCACGAACTGGACTTCCTGTTCGGCGCCGAACAGCGCAAGCAGATTGGCTCCACCGCCGTCGTGGCCCTCAGTCATCAAGGCCTGCATGGCGTACTGGCCATCGCCAGCCGCGATCCTCAGCACTACAAAAGCTCCGTGGGCACCTTGTTCCTGACCTACATCGCCGAAGTCCTGGGCCGCGTCCTGCCGCGGTTCACCACCGCCCTGCGCGCGGTGCGCTAG